TATTCTCCACGCGAAGCGTGAACGTGTGTAGGACGTCGGTCTCCCAGTTTTCTTCGATGACTTCCCCGGACCGCTCGAGTTCCCCGATCTTGTTCTCGTTTTCATATTTCCTGATAGACCAATCGTAGCTCTCGATGGTGCCAACGGGCGTCGTCGACTCGCTTGCGTCCAGTTTTATCGGATTCTGTGGGGTAACCTCGTCCGGATAGATGTTGACCACCGGATTCGGTGCGTCGGGATTTTCTTGTGGCGTAATCTCTATTCTGTCCCGGTCGGTGTTACCGGCTGAATTGGTGACTTCGAGTCCAACTTGCCACTTATCTCCCTCTGAGAGGCCTTCTTCGTACGTCTCGCCGGAACTGATCGGGGAATCGTCGAAGAGAGGCTCGGAGTTCCTGGAGGTGTTTCGGACGTACCAATCGTAGCTCTCGATTTCGCCGGAGGGAGTAGTAGATTCGCTCGCGTCGAACGTAATGGGATTATACACTGGGTCCTGCGGCGAGAATTCGAAGTTTGCGGTCGGAACTGGGTCGCTCGGTTCTTGATCCTGGATCTGACCGCTTTTGCTCACGTACGTGGATTCTCCGTTGGATTGGTTGACTGTGAGATACGCCGTGTACTCCCCGGCCTCTTCGAACGTGGTCGAGACCCTTCGTCCGGTGTACTGTTCGAAGCCGCTCGGGCCGACGATAACCCAATCGTACTCTGCGAACGCCCTCGTGCAAGTAAACGACGTCTCTTTTCCGGTTTCCGGCTGAGAAGGATCGACTGCGATCGTTATCTCGGCACTCGCTGCACTGGCTGTACCATTTGCACCAATTAACGCAGCTGCACCGGTCCCGAAGGCCGCGAGCGCACCGCGTCGAGTCGTTAGCTTGTTTCCTGGACTATTTCCGTTCGTGTTGTCTTCAGACATCAACTAGTAGCGACAGCCCACGGATAGTAATATTAATCATTTCTATCGATATTACATCATAATCTGTCACTCGAATATTCATTGAGCACTCGTACTCAATGAGAGACGTCCTCACGGCTCTGCCCGCGCAGGGACGACGGGTCTTTACCGATCGGGCGGCTATCGAGCGATAATGAGTAAACCCACGCCCGAGGTCTACGAGCAGGGCAAGGGCATGGACGCCCACAATCAGGCGATGCGGGAGATCCGCTCGCGGAAGGAGGCCAGTTACGACCCCCACGAGCCCACGCGCGTCTGGCTCGACGAAGACAACACCCCCGACGGCGTCAAGTCGAGTCTGACGATCATCCTCAACACCGGCGGCTGCCGGTGGGCCCGCGCCGGCGGCTGTACGATGTGTGGCTACGTCGCCGAAAGCGTCGACGGCGGCTCCGTGACCCACGAGGCCCTGATGGACCAGATCGACGTCTGTCTCGCACACGAGGCCGACAACGCCGAGGAACCCGCCGACCTCATCAAGATCTACACCTCCGGCTCGTTCCTCGACGAGCGGGAAGTCGGCGCGGAGAGCCGCCGGGCGATCGCGGACACCTTCGCCGACCGCGACCGGATGGTCGTCGAGTCCCTGCCCGACTTCGTCGACCGCGAGAAGATCGGCGACTTCACCCGGCACGGCATCGACACGGACGTCGCGATCGGCCTCGAGACCGCGACCGACCGCGTGCGCCACGACTGCGTGAACAAGTACTTCGACTTCGCGGACTTCGAGGACGCCTGCGAGGAAGCAGCCACCGCCGACGCGGAGGCAGGTGACGACGTCGAGGCCGGTATCAAGGCCTACCTCCTGATGAAGCCGCCCTTCCTCACCGAGTCCGAGGCCGTCACGGACATGATCTCGTCGATCGAGCGCTGTGCCGACGTCGACGGCTGTCACACCGTCTCGATGAACCCCTGCAACGTCCAGCGCTACACGATGGTCGACGACCTCTACTTCAACGACGGCTACCGACCGCCGTGGCTCTGGTCGGTGGCACACGTCCTCGAGGAAACGGCGGACGTCGACGCCATCGTCGTCTCGGATCCGGTCGGCCACGGCTCCGATCGCGGGCCGCACAACTGCCAGGAGTGTGACGACCGCGTCCAGAAGGCGATCAAGGACTTCGACCTGCGGCAGGATCCCACGGTCTTCGAACAGGTGTCCTGCGAGTGCGAGCTGACGTGGGAGACGGTCATGGAG
This portion of the Natrinema salinisoli genome encodes:
- a CDS encoding archaeosine biosynthesis radical SAM protein RaSEA, whose translation is MSKPTPEVYEQGKGMDAHNQAMREIRSRKEASYDPHEPTRVWLDEDNTPDGVKSSLTIILNTGGCRWARAGGCTMCGYVAESVDGGSVTHEALMDQIDVCLAHEADNAEEPADLIKIYTSGSFLDEREVGAESRRAIADTFADRDRMVVESLPDFVDREKIGDFTRHGIDTDVAIGLETATDRVRHDCVNKYFDFADFEDACEEAATADAEAGDDVEAGIKAYLLMKPPFLTESEAVTDMISSIERCADVDGCHTVSMNPCNVQRYTMVDDLYFNDGYRPPWLWSVAHVLEETADVDAIVVSDPVGHGSDRGPHNCQECDDRVQKAIKDFDLRQDPTVFEQVSCECELTWETVMEHERSFNQPLTR